A genomic window from Mesosutterella faecium includes:
- a CDS encoding murein hydrolase activator EnvC family protein yields MKKAPFFVFLTALGLLGGQSLAAQQPPQSSHGRRTAASAQQDRRAVPAKAAAAGKKKNNAKSRAASGKTGSTAPSSQSAQKKGLEKQSRDLQQQIGRLRQDISQKQVQKRKEASAAQTAKKALSASNQKLERLDTEKTKTRSILNNIREQSGQVVSKLATTRQNIAVNAKLRYLHAGEKPWESVLSGTSPARVNRNAAVLAYLADRHQKKADRLEDTKDLLQHQAEKTASREKTLTAVAATEKANNQRIAAGQELHEANARKLEQQISSQQKQVEELQRDQQRLAALIRQIDIAIAEQEKARRQKLARQREELKRKAEERRKREAALAEKNRQAGRTSRPPAPKEEPEMPPEEPARGSFAKLRGRLPMPASGTIAGSFGQSRNGAGVWQGLMIRASQGSPVRAVAEGTVVYAGKLRGYGNLLILDHGEGYLSVYAYNSTLLKANGAHASGGETIARVGPGENGNAPGLYFEIRYKGRPINPRPWLK; encoded by the coding sequence ATGAAGAAGGCACCGTTTTTCGTTTTTCTGACAGCCCTGGGGCTGCTGGGCGGCCAGAGCTTGGCCGCCCAGCAGCCTCCCCAGAGCTCCCACGGCCGCAGGACCGCAGCCTCCGCCCAGCAGGACAGGCGGGCGGTCCCTGCAAAGGCCGCGGCCGCGGGCAAGAAAAAAAACAACGCCAAGAGCAGAGCCGCTTCCGGGAAAACCGGCAGCACAGCTCCCTCCTCGCAGTCTGCACAGAAAAAAGGCCTGGAGAAGCAGAGCCGCGACCTGCAGCAGCAGATCGGCCGCCTGCGGCAGGACATCTCACAAAAGCAGGTGCAGAAGCGCAAGGAAGCCTCCGCCGCGCAGACCGCTAAAAAAGCGCTGAGCGCCTCCAACCAAAAGCTAGAGCGGCTCGACACGGAGAAAACAAAAACCCGCAGCATCCTCAACAACATCCGCGAACAGTCGGGGCAGGTTGTCTCGAAGCTGGCCACGACAAGGCAGAACATCGCGGTCAACGCAAAGCTGCGCTATCTGCACGCCGGGGAAAAACCCTGGGAGAGCGTGCTCTCCGGGACTTCGCCGGCCAGAGTCAACAGAAACGCCGCGGTTCTGGCCTATCTGGCCGACCGGCATCAGAAGAAAGCCGACCGGCTCGAGGACACGAAGGACCTTCTCCAGCATCAGGCCGAGAAGACCGCCAGCCGTGAAAAAACACTCACGGCCGTCGCCGCCACGGAAAAAGCCAACAATCAGCGCATCGCGGCGGGACAGGAGCTTCACGAAGCCAATGCGAGGAAGCTCGAGCAGCAGATCTCCAGCCAGCAGAAACAGGTCGAGGAACTGCAGCGCGACCAACAGCGTCTCGCCGCACTGATCCGCCAGATCGACATCGCCATCGCCGAACAGGAAAAAGCGCGCAGGCAGAAGCTCGCGCGGCAGCGCGAGGAACTCAAGCGCAAGGCAGAGGAGCGCAGAAAGCGCGAAGCCGCGCTAGCCGAAAAGAACAGGCAGGCAGGCCGGACAAGCCGTCCTCCAGCCCCAAAGGAAGAGCCCGAGATGCCTCCGGAGGAGCCTGCGCGCGGCAGTTTTGCCAAACTGCGCGGCCGCCTCCCGATGCCGGCCTCCGGCACGATAGCCGGCAGCTTCGGGCAGAGCAGAAACGGCGCCGGCGTCTGGCAGGGCCTCATGATCCGCGCCTCGCAGGGCAGTCCCGTGAGGGCCGTGGCCGAAGGAACCGTTGTCTATGCCGGCAAGCTGCGCGGATACGGCAACCTGCTGATCCTGGATCACGGCGAGGGCTACCTCTCCGTCTATGCGTACAACAGCACCCTGCTGAAGGCAAACGGGGCGCACGCCTCCGGCGGCGAAACGATTGCGCGGGTCGGGCCGGGAGAAAACGGAAACGCCCCTGGCTTATACTTTGAAATCCGATATAAAGGTCGTCCTATCAATCCGAGGCCCTGGTTGAAGTAG
- the gpmA gene encoding 2,3-diphosphoglycerate-dependent phosphoglycerate mutase, protein MHKLVLMRHGQSQWNLENRFTGWVDVDLTEQGRQEAAKAGELLKEQGYQFDLAFTSVLRRAIHTLWITLDAIDQAWLPVRKSWRLNERHYGALQGLNKAETARKYGDQQVLIWRRSYDVRPGALDRESPMWPGKDPRYSSLSENEIPACECLKDTVARVIPYWESDIRPAVSAGKRVLVAAHGNSLRALIKHIDQISDENIASLNIPTAQPLVYEFDDDMKPIRHYYLGNQEEIQKAIAAVAAQGRSH, encoded by the coding sequence ATGCACAAACTCGTACTGATGCGCCACGGCCAGAGCCAGTGGAACCTGGAAAACCGCTTCACCGGCTGGGTTGACGTCGACCTGACCGAACAGGGGCGGCAGGAGGCCGCCAAGGCGGGCGAACTGCTCAAAGAGCAGGGCTACCAGTTTGATCTTGCCTTTACCAGCGTGCTGCGCCGCGCGATCCACACGCTTTGGATCACGTTGGACGCAATCGACCAGGCCTGGCTGCCAGTCAGGAAATCCTGGAGGCTAAACGAAAGGCATTACGGGGCCCTGCAGGGACTCAACAAGGCCGAAACTGCGCGGAAGTACGGCGACCAGCAGGTTCTCATCTGGCGCCGCTCCTACGATGTGCGCCCGGGCGCCCTCGACAGGGAAAGCCCGATGTGGCCGGGCAAAGACCCGAGATACAGTTCCCTCAGTGAGAACGAGATCCCTGCCTGCGAGTGCCTCAAGGACACGGTGGCCCGGGTGATCCCGTACTGGGAAAGCGACATCCGCCCCGCAGTGAGCGCAGGCAAAAGGGTCCTGGTGGCCGCCCACGGCAACAGCCTGAGGGCGCTGATCAAGCACATCGACCAGATCAGCGACGAGAACATCGCCTCGCTCAACATCCCGACCGCTCAGCCTCTCGTCTACGAGTTCGACGACGACATGAAGCCCATCCGCCACTACTACCTCGGCAACCAAGAGGAGATCCAGAAGGCGATCGCCGCCGTTGCCGCACAGGGCAGGTCGCACTGA
- a CDS encoding rhodanese-like domain-containing protein, producing MVDFLYQNILLVVLIVISGGMLLWPLVTGGRKQKEVDSAGATEMINHDNAQVIDVRTEADFKAGHIAGSVNLPATVIHHHLSELDKKRPVLLVSSDGNTSMPGSLLKGMGFTVSTLKGGIKGWKAEDLPLVR from the coding sequence GTGGTTGATTTTCTTTACCAGAATATTCTGCTGGTGGTCCTGATCGTCATTTCAGGCGGCATGCTTCTCTGGCCGCTGGTGACGGGCGGCAGGAAGCAGAAGGAAGTGGACAGCGCCGGCGCGACGGAGATGATTAATCACGACAATGCCCAGGTGATTGACGTCCGCACGGAAGCGGATTTTAAGGCCGGACACATCGCCGGCTCCGTGAACCTGCCGGCCACAGTGATCCACCACCACCTGAGCGAGCTCGACAAAAAGCGCCCCGTTCTTCTCGTTTCCAGCGACGGAAACACCAGTATGCCCGGCAGCCTGCTCAAAGGCATGGGCTTTACCGTGTCCACCCTCAAAGGCGGCATCAAGGGCTGGAAGGCTGAAGACCTTCCCCTGGTTCGCTAA
- the secB gene encoding protein-export chaperone SecB — protein MAEESKNNSQPADGQAQQPASQPQQEPVMQLERCYFKDASLEMPHAPDIFYEQLTEQPTVDIQFEVVPVRMQVENRFEVTVRGTITVKSKDKTLFLAEGKQAGIFIIAGFTDEQMQLITNISCPAIIYPYLRANLADLITRCSMPPVHLPEVNFEALYQQRVAQQQAKAESSVQQPS, from the coding sequence ATGGCAGAAGAAAGCAAAAACAATTCCCAGCCGGCGGACGGCCAGGCCCAGCAGCCGGCCTCCCAGCCCCAGCAGGAACCGGTCATGCAGCTGGAGCGCTGCTACTTCAAGGACGCTTCGCTGGAAATGCCGCACGCCCCGGACATCTTCTATGAACAGTTGACGGAGCAGCCCACGGTCGACATCCAGTTTGAGGTCGTGCCGGTCAGGATGCAGGTGGAAAACCGCTTTGAGGTGACGGTCCGGGGGACGATCACGGTGAAGTCCAAGGACAAGACGCTTTTCCTCGCGGAGGGGAAGCAGGCGGGCATTTTCATCATTGCGGGCTTTACGGACGAGCAGATGCAGCTCATCACGAATATATCGTGCCCGGCAATTATTTATCCCTACCTCAGGGCGAACCTGGCGGATCTGATCACCCGCTGCAGCATGCCTCCCGTGCATTTGCCTGAGGTCAATTTCGAGGCGCTGTACCAGCAGCGCGTCGCCCAGCAGCAGGCGAAAGCTGAGTCTTCCGTGCAGCAGCCGTCCTGA
- a CDS encoding response regulator, whose product MNDKVSTPAGAEGNGRRIKILLVDDHTLFRSGLKALLQRQSDFIVVGETDNGLDGVKLAEQLKPDVVLLDLDMPVMNGREALAQILEAQPDMAVLMLTVSEDGDDLVECMRLGARGYLLKKINTDFLLSGIRHAVEGDSVLSPEMTSKLVMKIRRDRVEQSSPASDVNSLTPRERETLAWLARGVSNKEIARALDLAESTVKVHVQSILRKLNLSSRVQAAVFAVEHHMDRP is encoded by the coding sequence ATGAACGATAAGGTTTCTACTCCTGCCGGAGCTGAAGGGAATGGCCGCAGGATCAAGATTCTTCTGGTTGATGACCACACGCTGTTCAGGAGCGGGCTGAAGGCCCTGTTGCAGAGGCAGTCTGACTTCATCGTAGTGGGCGAGACCGACAACGGACTGGACGGCGTGAAGCTGGCCGAGCAGCTCAAGCCGGACGTGGTGTTGCTTGACCTCGACATGCCCGTGATGAACGGGCGCGAGGCTCTGGCTCAGATCCTTGAGGCGCAGCCTGACATGGCGGTGCTGATGCTCACCGTGAGCGAGGACGGCGACGATCTTGTAGAGTGCATGCGGCTCGGCGCCAGAGGCTATCTGCTCAAGAAGATCAATACGGATTTCCTTCTTTCGGGCATTCGCCACGCCGTTGAGGGCGATTCCGTGCTTTCCCCGGAGATGACATCCAAGCTGGTCATGAAGATTCGCCGCGACCGCGTCGAGCAGTCTTCGCCTGCCTCTGATGTCAATTCCCTCACGCCCCGTGAGCGCGAGACGCTGGCCTGGCTTGCCCGCGGCGTGTCCAATAAAGAGATCGCCCGTGCGTTGGATCTTGCCGAATCGACCGTCAAGGTTCATGTCCAGAGCATTCTGAGGAAGCTGAACCTGAGCAGCCGCGTACAGGCGGCGGTGTTCGCCGTCGAACACCATATGGACAGGCCCTAA
- a CDS encoding IS1634 family transposase, producing the protein MSKHVAIVTTQGRKYVRVVESYRNADGKPRSRLLENHGNLDVLEQEDPDYLKNLRARVAAENEAVRKARLEELDNSVQTRIRKLEQSQKGADYSCAARLKLGAAVIRQVWKDDLNLPQVFRYLQSKRKIEYSYDKAAFLLCSQRIVSPGSKKKAFEERGSSIVPFDGIADNNVVYRVLDRLAEDKEAIVKHLNREISSRLNRTVSAAFYDVTTYAFESRKEGELRQFGLSKDHKVNEVQVVLGLVMDAFGIPIDYELFPGSTSEFGTMLPMIRRIKTAYDLQTLIVVADRGLNSNENLLGLKDIGCDFVLAQKVKNSTKELRKQILDDVNWDETVMDGDEIVCRYKTMDLSKTVFVTKISKTTGRKYQSSKKVDSLDVRWIVSHSQSRANKDNSDIDRAVEKAKKALRSRGSLTSSRGYRSLIKVPKGEGEPSLDMKKIEEARRWAGYYAVCTNLKTKSSQDIMKIYRNLWRIEDCFRVSKTTLEARPCFVWTDSHVRGHFASCFISLVIEKYMQHVLKQKIRDITCDEINAALRGAEVALDDGNPQMPLYLRLYPKEGRFDSILRAFSLEPPCHYETAQSLCKKLRLKDIARPKSCTTRDEK; encoded by the coding sequence ATGTCCAAACACGTTGCCATCGTCACGACCCAGGGGCGCAAGTACGTCCGCGTTGTCGAGAGCTACCGCAATGCGGACGGCAAGCCCCGGTCGCGGCTCTTGGAGAATCACGGCAACCTCGACGTCCTTGAGCAAGAAGATCCCGACTATCTCAAGAACCTGCGTGCCCGCGTGGCAGCCGAGAACGAGGCGGTCAGGAAGGCCAGGCTGGAGGAGCTAGACAACTCGGTCCAGACAAGAATCCGCAAGCTCGAGCAGTCCCAAAAAGGCGCTGACTATTCGTGCGCCGCAAGGCTGAAGCTCGGCGCTGCCGTCATTCGGCAGGTATGGAAGGACGATCTGAATCTGCCGCAGGTGTTCCGCTATCTGCAGAGCAAGCGCAAAATCGAGTATTCGTACGACAAGGCAGCGTTCCTGCTGTGCTCGCAAAGGATCGTCAGTCCGGGCAGCAAGAAAAAAGCCTTCGAGGAGCGCGGCTCAAGCATCGTGCCGTTCGACGGCATCGCAGACAACAATGTCGTGTACCGGGTGCTCGACCGGCTTGCGGAGGACAAGGAAGCGATTGTCAAACACCTTAACCGCGAGATCAGCAGCAGGCTGAACCGCACGGTCTCAGCCGCCTTTTATGACGTGACGACATATGCCTTTGAGAGCCGGAAAGAAGGCGAGCTGCGCCAGTTCGGGCTGAGCAAGGACCACAAGGTCAACGAGGTCCAGGTAGTTCTCGGACTCGTGATGGATGCGTTCGGCATCCCCATTGATTACGAGCTTTTCCCCGGCAGCACCTCAGAGTTCGGCACGATGCTCCCCATGATCAGGCGGATCAAAACGGCTTATGACCTGCAGACGCTCATTGTCGTTGCCGACAGGGGGCTCAATTCAAACGAGAACCTGCTCGGGCTCAAGGACATCGGCTGCGACTTTGTCCTCGCGCAGAAGGTTAAGAACAGCACGAAGGAGCTGCGCAAACAGATCCTTGACGACGTAAATTGGGATGAGACCGTCATGGACGGCGACGAGATTGTCTGCCGCTACAAGACAATGGATCTGTCAAAGACGGTTTTCGTAACCAAAATCAGCAAAACCACAGGGCGCAAGTATCAGTCGTCGAAGAAAGTGGATTCTCTGGATGTCCGCTGGATCGTCTCGCATTCGCAGTCCCGGGCCAACAAGGACAATAGCGACATCGACCGTGCCGTTGAGAAGGCGAAAAAAGCCCTGCGCAGCAGGGGATCGCTGACCTCCAGCCGCGGATACAGGTCTTTGATCAAGGTGCCGAAAGGCGAAGGCGAGCCGTCACTGGATATGAAGAAAATCGAAGAGGCGAGGCGGTGGGCCGGCTATTACGCCGTCTGCACGAATCTGAAGACGAAGTCCTCTCAGGACATCATGAAGATTTACCGCAATCTCTGGCGCATCGAGGATTGCTTCCGGGTAAGCAAGACCACGCTCGAAGCCCGCCCCTGCTTTGTCTGGACAGACAGTCATGTCAGAGGACATTTTGCGAGTTGCTTCATCAGCCTCGTGATCGAAAAGTACATGCAGCATGTCCTCAAACAGAAGATCAGGGACATCACCTGTGACGAAATCAACGCGGCGCTGCGCGGTGCCGAAGTTGCCCTCGATGACGGCAATCCCCAAATGCCCCTGTACCTGAGGCTTTATCCAAAGGAGGGCCGCTTTGACTCGATCCTCAGGGCATTCAGCCTGGAGCCGCCCTGCCACTATGAGACGGCACAGTCACTATGCAAGAAGCTGCGGCTCAAAGACATTGCCCGACCGAAAAGTTGTACTACCAGAGATGAAAAATAA
- the leuC gene encoding 3-isopropylmalate dehydratase large subunit, producing MTAPKNLYEKILETHTVKRLDEGTILLYADIHFANEYTSPQAFSGLVQRGAPVLSPDSHLCVVDHIIPTADVTPRVIADPASAKQASTMQENCLRFGIKAFYGPNDPEQGIEHVVMDEQGLVRPGMVVICGDSHTTTHGALGALAFGIGTTEIEHILATQTLVYRLARSMLITISGRLPAGASAKDLALAVLRKVSARGALGCVVEYAGSAVDSLSIEGRMTLCNLTVEAGARGALIAPDEKAEAWVEEHAADLRGEELERARGYWRTLRSDPGAHYDARVEFDASGIEPMVTWGTSPDQSVGISEAIPEPDSFPDPIAREAACRGLRYQGLQPGMKMEGVPIQHVFIGSCTNARLPDLQAAAALLKGRHVAPGVRAQVVPGSMGVRREAEAMGLDRIFRAAGFEWRKSGCSLCLAMNDDVLQPGVRCVSTTNRNFEGRQGAGSRTHLASPQMAAAAAVAGCITDWRKMA from the coding sequence ATGACTGCTCCGAAGAACCTTTACGAAAAGATTTTGGAAACCCATACCGTCAAGCGCCTCGACGAAGGGACGATTCTTCTGTACGCCGACATTCACTTCGCCAATGAGTACACCAGCCCCCAGGCGTTCAGCGGACTCGTTCAGCGGGGTGCGCCGGTCCTGTCTCCGGACTCGCATCTGTGCGTTGTGGACCATATCATTCCGACGGCGGATGTAACGCCGCGGGTGATAGCCGACCCGGCCAGCGCGAAGCAGGCCTCCACAATGCAGGAAAACTGCCTGCGCTTTGGGATAAAGGCGTTTTACGGCCCGAACGATCCCGAACAGGGCATTGAGCATGTGGTCATGGACGAGCAGGGGCTGGTCCGCCCCGGCATGGTCGTGATCTGCGGCGACAGTCACACGACGACGCACGGCGCCCTGGGCGCCCTTGCATTCGGCATAGGGACGACGGAAATTGAGCATATTCTGGCGACCCAGACGCTCGTTTACAGGCTGGCCCGTTCGATGCTGATCACGATTTCGGGCCGGTTGCCCGCGGGTGCGTCGGCCAAAGACCTCGCGCTGGCCGTTTTGAGGAAGGTATCCGCCCGGGGAGCTCTGGGCTGCGTGGTCGAGTATGCCGGCTCTGCGGTGGACAGCCTTTCCATTGAAGGACGGATGACGCTCTGCAATCTCACGGTCGAGGCAGGCGCCCGGGGCGCCTTGATCGCCCCCGATGAGAAGGCCGAGGCCTGGGTGGAAGAGCACGCCGCAGATCTGCGCGGCGAGGAGCTCGAACGGGCGCGCGGCTACTGGAGGACGCTCAGGAGCGATCCTGGCGCGCACTATGACGCCCGGGTGGAATTCGACGCCTCCGGGATCGAGCCTATGGTGACCTGGGGGACGAGCCCGGATCAGTCGGTCGGGATTTCCGAGGCCATCCCCGAGCCGGATTCCTTTCCCGATCCTATCGCGCGGGAGGCTGCGTGCCGCGGGCTGCGCTACCAGGGGCTTCAGCCCGGAATGAAGATGGAGGGCGTTCCGATTCAGCATGTTTTCATCGGCTCCTGCACCAATGCACGGCTGCCGGATCTGCAGGCCGCGGCAGCGCTGCTTAAGGGGCGTCATGTGGCCCCCGGAGTCCGGGCTCAGGTCGTGCCGGGCTCGATGGGCGTGCGCCGCGAGGCAGAAGCGATGGGGTTGGACCGGATTTTCAGGGCGGCGGGATTCGAATGGAGAAAGAGCGGCTGCTCGCTGTGCCTCGCGATGAACGACGATGTGCTGCAGCCGGGTGTGCGCTGCGTCTCCACGACAAATCGAAATTTTGAAGGGCGCCAGGGAGCGGGCAGCCGCACGCATCTGGCGAGCCCGCAGATGGCAGCCGCCGCAGCCGTTGCGGGATGCATCACCGACTGGCGGAAAATGGCCTAA
- the leuD gene encoding 3-isopropylmalate dehydratase small subunit, with product MEKLVTVESVALPLPIDNLDTDQIMPKQFLRGIDKKGLDRGAFYDLRFNPDGSPRPDSVFNRPEYRGSQIIVSRPNFGCGSSREHAVWGTLQLGFRVVIAPSFGEIFYSNCFNNGLLAARVSPEDGDELLRLSSGSRPAILTVDVEKREIRCGDRKWSFQLSERHRTMLLEGLDLVGATLKKDLHLIEDFRQRHEREFPWMARLAGKRKACRGSQA from the coding sequence ATGGAAAAGCTGGTGACGGTTGAATCGGTTGCGCTGCCGCTGCCGATCGATAATCTCGACACGGATCAGATCATGCCCAAGCAGTTTCTGCGAGGGATAGACAAGAAAGGGCTCGACCGGGGGGCCTTCTATGACCTGCGCTTTAATCCCGACGGCAGCCCCAGGCCCGACAGCGTTTTCAACCGGCCGGAATACCGGGGATCGCAGATCATTGTCTCAAGACCGAATTTTGGCTGCGGATCGTCCAGGGAGCACGCAGTTTGGGGAACGCTGCAGCTGGGCTTCCGCGTGGTCATAGCTCCCAGCTTCGGCGAGATTTTTTATTCGAACTGCTTCAACAATGGGCTCCTCGCGGCCCGCGTGTCCCCGGAGGACGGAGACGAGCTGCTGCGGTTGTCCAGCGGCAGCAGGCCCGCGATTCTCACGGTGGACGTCGAAAAAAGGGAGATCCGCTGCGGGGACAGGAAATGGAGCTTTCAGCTCTCGGAGCGACACCGCACCATGCTGCTGGAAGGGCTGGATCTGGTCGGAGCTACATTGAAAAAGGATCTTCATCTGATCGAAGACTTCAGGCAGCGCCATGAGCGGGAATTCCCCTGGATGGCCCGTCTGGCCGGAAAAAGAAAAGCGTGCCGCGGCAGCCAGGCCTGA
- a CDS encoding tRNA (cytidine(34)-2'-O)-methyltransferase yields MFHIVLVYPEIPPNTGNVIRLAANTGSDLHLIRPLGFSLEDHLLRRAGLDYREYASLQVHESWTAFMKECRPERADMYAFSSHARSSLSQASFRPGSWLVFGCESRGLPLQLQQEFFDDVHRIRLPMMPGNRSLNLSNAVAVTVYEAWRQNGYAGAV; encoded by the coding sequence ATGTTCCACATTGTCCTCGTCTACCCGGAAATTCCTCCAAACACGGGCAACGTCATACGCCTCGCCGCCAACACCGGCAGTGACCTGCACCTGATCCGTCCTCTGGGCTTTTCTTTGGAAGATCACCTGCTCAGGCGAGCCGGGCTGGACTATCGCGAATACGCCAGCCTTCAGGTGCACGAGAGCTGGACCGCCTTTATGAAGGAGTGCCGCCCCGAACGCGCTGACATGTACGCCTTCTCCTCTCACGCCCGGAGCTCTCTCTCTCAGGCCTCTTTCCGCCCAGGCAGCTGGCTCGTCTTCGGCTGCGAGAGCCGGGGGCTGCCTCTGCAGCTCCAGCAGGAATTCTTCGACGACGTCCATAGGATCCGGCTGCCGATGATGCCCGGCAACCGCTCGCTTAATCTCTCAAACGCTGTCGCAGTCACCGTTTATGAAGCCTGGCGGCAAAACGGTTACGCAGGGGCCGTCTAG
- the rpoH gene encoding RNA polymerase sigma factor RpoH has protein sequence MTTTPVKKKAQTALVPYSRRTQLPALTPGDLGSLDAYIRAANRAPVLTAEQEQDLARRMRDHNDVEAAQELIISHLRLVISVARGYLGYGLSHSDLIQEGNIGLMKAVRHFDPDKGVRLMTFAVHWIRAEIQEYIVRNSHMVKLATTHAQRKLFFNLRQMKPTDSALTATEAQGIAEKLNVKPSEVLEMERRLSGPDTSLNAPVDPNGDSQVTQEDLLASPGDEPPEILEKADQLNLEQVGLRQAIARLDPRSRRIIEARWLHENEKGEAKAVSLATLASEFGISIERVRQLEKQALGKLRGFLAKDAGA, from the coding sequence ATGACTACGACACCCGTAAAAAAGAAAGCCCAGACCGCCCTTGTCCCCTACAGCCGCCGCACACAGCTGCCGGCCCTGACGCCGGGTGACCTGGGCAGCCTTGACGCCTACATCAGGGCGGCGAACCGGGCTCCCGTCCTGACAGCTGAGCAGGAACAGGATCTGGCGCGGCGGATGCGCGACCACAACGACGTGGAAGCCGCCCAGGAGCTGATCATCTCACATCTCCGGCTGGTGATTTCCGTTGCGCGCGGATACCTGGGCTACGGCCTGTCGCACAGTGACCTCATCCAGGAGGGCAACATAGGCCTGATGAAGGCCGTGAGGCACTTTGACCCTGACAAGGGCGTGCGGCTCATGACCTTCGCGGTGCACTGGATCCGGGCCGAAATCCAGGAATACATCGTGCGAAACAGCCACATGGTCAAACTCGCCACGACGCACGCCCAAAGGAAGCTTTTCTTCAACCTGCGCCAGATGAAGCCGACCGACTCGGCGCTCACCGCCACCGAAGCACAGGGCATCGCCGAGAAACTGAACGTGAAGCCCTCGGAAGTGCTCGAGATGGAGCGCCGGCTGTCCGGACCTGACACCTCGCTCAACGCCCCGGTCGACCCGAACGGCGACAGCCAGGTCACGCAGGAAGACCTCCTTGCCAGCCCGGGCGACGAGCCGCCGGAGATCCTTGAAAAGGCGGACCAGCTGAACCTGGAGCAGGTCGGGCTTCGACAGGCCATCGCACGACTGGATCCGAGAAGCAGGCGCATCATCGAGGCGAGGTGGCTGCACGAAAATGAAAAAGGCGAGGCGAAGGCAGTCAGCCTCGCGACGCTCGCCAGCGAATTCGGCATATCGATCGAGCGCGTCCGGCAGCTGGAGAAACAGGCCCTCGGAAAGCTTCGGGGCTTTCTCGCCAAGGACGCCGGGGCCTGA
- a CDS encoding cell division protein FtsX codes for MPKLTAAWYWAFRQFLQGLFSRKGPALLSYAIVTLALSCPLIAFSIAHSLYAPISSISPAQEITVFTVHGIGQGRLEALRASIESLPGITAARVVSPEEALRQIDQTTQGQYSQPEDNPLPNIILASVDTEATESTVRSTAAAIEKSSAVDSVAYDSTWNTKLAALRKALTEFGVLVCAVPGALLLFVLVCGASLTTAVTPRSAKTLRTLGASPWFVSRPDAWRGAFVFFIAAITALALSDLTVSRLAPSVTEAFSLYSLPISFEPAPALWQLGFAAAAAVLGGVLAGLASLIENRAA; via the coding sequence ATGCCTAAACTGACAGCGGCCTGGTACTGGGCTTTCCGACAGTTCCTGCAGGGGCTGTTCTCGCGCAAAGGGCCGGCTCTGCTCTCCTACGCCATCGTCACGCTTGCTCTGAGCTGCCCGTTGATCGCCTTTTCCATTGCACACAGCCTTTACGCTCCGATCAGCAGCATATCGCCCGCGCAGGAAATCACCGTGTTCACCGTCCACGGCATCGGCCAAGGACGGCTCGAGGCCCTGAGGGCGTCGATTGAAAGCCTCCCGGGCATCACCGCAGCAAGGGTCGTCTCGCCCGAAGAAGCCCTGAGGCAGATTGACCAGACGACGCAAGGCCAGTACTCCCAGCCGGAGGACAATCCCCTGCCCAATATCATTCTGGCCTCCGTCGATACCGAAGCCACCGAATCGACCGTCCGGTCAACCGCCGCTGCCATCGAGAAAAGCAGCGCCGTGGACTCGGTAGCCTATGACAGCACCTGGAACACCAAGCTCGCCGCGCTAAGAAAGGCTCTCACCGAGTTCGGGGTCCTCGTGTGCGCGGTACCCGGCGCGCTGCTCCTTTTCGTTCTGGTGTGCGGAGCCTCACTCACCACGGCCGTCACCCCTCGCTCTGCGAAAACCCTGAGGACACTGGGCGCATCCCCCTGGTTCGTCAGCCGTCCCGACGCCTGGCGGGGGGCCTTCGTCTTTTTTATCGCCGCCATAACCGCGCTGGCGCTGAGCGATCTTACCGTGAGCAGGCTTGCTCCGTCTGTCACCGAGGCCTTCAGCCTGTACAGCCTGCCCATCAGCTTTGAACCCGCTCCGGCCCTCTGGCAGCTCGGATTCGCTGCGGCCGCAGCCGTTCTGGGGGGCGTCCTGGCCGGCCTTGCGAGTCTCATCGAGAACCGCGCGGCCTGA